The following are encoded together in the Hominilimicola fabiformis genome:
- a CDS encoding DUF3848 domain-containing protein, whose amino-acid sequence MNKVNTLDLEKLSTEELRSLLYERASAEKMEFCDELRKKPSEYVMEMAYQHTIYDEYLSLLEQDYLNEEQIKFLLQFECPLSVCYDAWLKTDVSYMEILHVAVNNLTEGLIADDTI is encoded by the coding sequence ATGAATAAAGTTAATACGCTTGATTTAGAAAAACTCTCAACGGAGGAATTACGGAGCTTGTTATATGAGCGGGCATCAGCAGAGAAAATGGAATTTTGCGATGAACTTAGAAAGAAACCCAGTGAGTATGTTATGGAAATGGCATACCAACATACGATATATGACGAATATCTTTCATTGCTGGAGCAGGATTATTTGAATGAGGAACAGATAAAGTTTTTACTTCAATTTGAATGTCCCTTATCTGTATGCTATGATGCGTGGTTAAAAACAGATGTTTCGTATATGGAAATACTACACGTAGCAGTCAATAATTTAACAGAAGGTTTAATTGCAGACGACACGATTTAG